In the genome of Nocardioides marmoribigeumensis, one region contains:
- a CDS encoding ComF family protein, whose product MWDALLDLAAGSVCVVCTRPGRALCRRCHRALPGAGAPARPTPCPPGLVPVHATGDYDGALRALVLAHKEHAVHGLAVPLGDLLAVAVTAALRAEVGRAWPYPPSPAGPVVLVPVPSHPRVVRERGHDPLLRLTRRAATALRRDGVPVSVARPLLVVGRPRDQAGLTAQERAANLAGRFAARAGPGPGDPGAVVLVDDVLTTGWTLRSAQAALEQRGWAPVAGATVAATRRHRRQVVPPAPGVPDLGVLLPRSPPGH is encoded by the coding sequence GTGTGGGACGCGCTGCTCGACCTGGCCGCGGGGTCGGTGTGCGTGGTGTGCACCCGGCCCGGGCGGGCGCTGTGCCGGCGCTGCCACCGGGCCCTCCCGGGCGCGGGGGCGCCGGCTCGGCCGACGCCCTGCCCGCCAGGGCTGGTGCCGGTGCACGCCACGGGCGACTACGACGGCGCGCTGCGGGCCCTGGTGCTCGCCCACAAGGAGCACGCCGTGCACGGCCTCGCGGTGCCGCTGGGGGACCTCCTGGCGGTGGCGGTGACGGCGGCGCTGCGGGCCGAGGTCGGGCGCGCCTGGCCCTACCCGCCCTCCCCGGCGGGGCCCGTCGTGCTCGTGCCGGTGCCGAGCCACCCGCGGGTCGTGCGCGAGCGGGGGCACGACCCCCTGCTGCGGCTGACCCGCCGCGCGGCGACCGCCCTGCGGCGCGACGGGGTGCCGGTGTCGGTCGCGAGACCGCTGCTCGTGGTCGGCCGGCCGCGCGACCAGGCGGGCCTGACCGCGCAGGAGCGGGCGGCCAACCTGGCCGGGCGCTTCGCGGCCAGGGCGGGCCCGGGCCCCGGCGACCCGGGGGCGGTCGTCCTCGTCGACGACGTGCTGACCACCGGCTGGACGCTCCGGTCGGCCCAGGCCGCCCTGGAGCAACGGGGGTGGGCCCCGGTGGCCGGCGCGACCGTCGCGGCCACCCGCCGTCACAGGAGACAGGTGGTCCCACCAGCCCCGGGAGTCCCGGACTTGGGGGTCCTGCTACCGCGATCACCACCGGGGCACTAG